The DNA window ATCGTGACGATCGCGTCGCGCAGCGAGGCGGTCGCGGCGTCCAGCGACCGGCCCATCTTGCCGGTCTCGTCGTTGCTGGTCAGGCCGGTACGCTGGGTGAGGTCACCGATCTCCAGGGCTTGGCAGACCCGCTGCACCGCGCCGATCGACTTCACGATCCGCATCGCGACGTAGGTGGCCAGGGCCAGCGCCACGGCGAGACCGACGACGAGCAGGGCGATCTGGATCGTCCGGTTCGTCTCGAAGCTGGTCTTGGCCGACTCGGCGTTCTTGGCCGCGTCGGCGGTCTCGGCGGCGTCCAGCTCCGTCAGGTCGGCATAGATCTTCTGCAACAGCGGGATGGTCACCGTGTCCCGGACCTTGGACCAGGCGGCCAGCTGGCTCTTGGCGCCGAGCGGCAGCAGCTGCGTCTGCGCGGCCTCGGCATAGGCGTCCCACTGCTTCTGCAGGTCGGCGATCGTGTCCGGGTCACCGCTCGGATCGCTGTTCCGATAGGTGGTCATCGCGTCGCCGAACGCCGTCAGATCGGTCTCGAACGCCGCGGTGAACTTGGCGATCGACGCCTGGTCCGGCGAGAGCGCCTGGTTCGCCACGTCCGACCGGGCCTGCAGCACGGTCGCCTTGATCTGCCCGACGGCCTTGATGCTCGCCACGTTGCTCTGGTAGATCAGCTGCGCCTTGTCGCTGACCTCGCTGAGCGAGACCAGACCGCCGATGCCGACGACGAGCGCCACGAGGGCCGCCAGCGCCACCGCACCGAGGATCTTGGCCTTCACGCTGAGGTCCGCGAGGGACCAGCCGCGCTTGGCGGAGTTCTCCGAGCTCACCGCCCTACCGTAAGACGTCACCGGGGACTGCGCGGCCCACTCCGGACGCGAAAGGACGGGGAACGGGCGGTCCCTCTTCTCCTCGGTGCGCACCCGTCACACCCGGCTCACCATCCCCGGACCGGCACGGAAGAGCCCGGCGGGATCGCCGCCGGGCTTTCCGGGTGGTGCGCAGGAACGAGGGTCAGGCGAAGCGGGCCGCGATCCAGTCGGCCACGTAGTCGGCGGACTCGATGACCGCCTCGTCGTGGTCGGCGTCCGGGAGGCCGAGGAACGTGACGGGCACCCCGTACGACTGAATCTTGGGCACCAGATAGTCCGTGGAGAGGAAGAACGGGACGGCCTCGTCGTCGGTGCCGTGCACGATCAGCACCGGCGCGCTCGGTGCCGTCTGGGCCGGGTTCTCGTAGGCGGCCAGCTTGTTGACCACCGCGACCGGCACCTGCCCGTTCGTGACGAGCTGCGCGGCGGTGAAGTTCTTGTACGTCGCGAGGATCTCGTAGAGGCATCCGGTGCTCAGCACGCCGGTCTTCGCCTCGGCCGGGGCGGCCAGGACCGAGTACGGGTGGAACGTCGGGTCCACGGCCGCGAGCCCGTACAGGGCCATCACCAGGTAACCCTGTCCCTCGGTTCCGGCGATGACCGGGATGATCTGCTCGGTGTTGGAGACCGGGGCGATGCTGGCCGTGCCCTTCAGCTGCAGCGTCCCGTCGTAGGAGGGCGCCAGCTGGCTCGCGAAGAGCGCGCCCTGCCCGCCCTGCGAGTGACCGTCGACGACGTACTGGAGGGAGAGCGACGCGTCGAGGTTGCGCGCCGCCTTGACGCTGTCGATCAGCGACCGTCCGGCGCTGGCGCCGATCAGGTACGGGTGCGCCTGGGCCGTACCCAGTCCGGGGTAATCCGGCGCCGTGACGGTCCAGCCGCGGCTGAGCAGTTCGGCGACCGCGATGCGCGCCTCCTCCCAGAAGACGCCTTGATTGGTGGACGGCGCGCATTGGTCGGCGAGGCCCGTGGTGCCGTGCCCCCACGCGACGATCTTGCCGTTCTTCCCGGTTTTCGGAGTCAGGATCAGACCGGTGGCGGTGATGACGTTTCCGGTCACTCCGGTGGTGACGTATTGGATGCGGCGCCCGGTGGCGAGCGGCGCCAGTTCGGCCGGCAGGGTGGCGGCCGAACTGGTCAGCACGATGCCGGGCAGGGATGCCGCGGCCGCTGGCTGGGCGGTCGCGGCGACCGTGCCGACGGCGGCGAGGAGCGCCGCGAGCAGCACGTGTGACACGGATTTCATGTGGACCCCGTTCTCTCCTGGAGCGAACCGCGCGGAACACGCGAATTTGTGATCGCGAGCGCCCAGCCTAAAACCGATCACGGGCGGCCGAATCCGTATTCACGTACACAGATACTCAGCCACCTATCCGATGTGGAATCACCGGTTGCGCCAAAGCGAAGATCCATTTAAGCCGATCTTTACGGAGAACGTTTCAGACGCCGCTCGGGAAGGTCTCCGGCTCGCGCCTGTCGACCCGCAGAGTGTGCAGCGGGCGCAGCGCGTGCGTCTCGTCGAACCAGAGGAACGCGTCGTAGCGGCCGCCCAGGATCGTGGGCACGTAATTGGCCCAGCGTTCCCGGTGCGGCTGGTAGACCACGCCGATCGCCCGATGGGCAAGAACGGTCGTGAGCAGATCCGGCCCGTCGGTCCCGGCGGGGAAGACGAACAGGCCGCAGGCCGGCGCCGCCGCGTGCAGCACGTCCTCCAGGGAGTCCGGCCGCGCCTGCGGCACGCCCATCACCTCCATCTGGGCACCCCAGGCGGGTCCGGCCACCACACTTCCCCGGTACGTTCCGCAGCCCACCAGCACGACCTCGTCGTCACCGAAGCGCTCCCGCGCGAGCTGCCCGAGGGTGACCTCCCCGTACCGGGACTGATCCGTGGCGCGGGCGTCCCCGACGTGCGTGTTGTGCGCCCAGACGACGGCTTTCGAGCGCGGGCCGTACCGGTCGAGCAGCCGGTCCAGGGTCTGGTCCATGTGCCGGTCCCGGATGTTCCAGGCCTCCGGCCCGCCCTGCACCATGCTCCGGTAGTAGCCCTCGGCACCGGCCACCACCTCGGCGTTCTGCCACACCCCGAAGTCCCGGTCCTGGAGCGCGGCCAGCATCCGGACCACGCTCTCCTGGCAGCCGGCCGAGACGAACTGGGTGGACCAGGCGTACGCGTTGGGGTCCTCGGCGAACGGCTCGAAGCACTTGTACGCCTCCAGCGCCGCGGGCACCAGGTCCGGGTCGTGCTCACGCAGCCAGGTGAGGATCTGGTGCATCGACTCCCAGAGCGAGTAGACGTCGAGCCCGTGGAAGCCGACCCGGTCGTCCGGCGGCCTGCGCGCGTTGAAGCCGCGCAGCCAGCGGGCGAAGTCGACGGTCTCCTCGTTCGCCCACATCCAGGTCGGCCACCTGTCGTACCGGACCAGGGCGGCCCGCGGGTCCTCCGGCGCGCCCGGCGCGCACCGCACCGCGCCGTCCACCCGATCGCAGTCCGGCCAGTCCCCCTCGACCGCCACGAACGAGAACCCGCGCTCCTCGATGAGCCGCCGGGTCAGCGCCGCGCGCCAGGTGTAGAACTCGTGCGTCCCGTGGGTGGCCTCGCCGATCTGGACGACCCGCGCGCCGGCCGCCCGATCCAGGAGGATCTCCAGATCCCCCGGGTCGCGCAACGGCCGGGCGATGGACGCCACCTCGTCCCCGTACCGGATCATGCTGATCCGGTACCCCGGGCGATGCGCCCTATACGTCCGACTTAGCCAGGCCGGCGATCCGGTCCGGGCAGGGCCGCCGGGCCCGGTGGGGCAGCGGGCGTGCCGCCAGCACACAGGTGTCGTCGTCCGGGTTGGCCCGGCGCAGCCGTGCCACCAGCTCGGCGAGCGGGCGCGCCGGCGACGCCCGGACCGCCTCGTCGACCGTGGCCATCACCGCGTCCATGCCGGTGTCCAGGCTCTGCCCGCGATGCTCGACCAGGCCGTCGGTGTAGAGCAGCAGCACGTCGCCGGGCAGGAAACCGGTGACCGCCTCGGGATAGGCCGCCCCGTCGACGACGCCGAGCATCGGACCGGGCGGGCGGATCAGCGGGCGAGTGCGGCCGCCGGAGTTGAGCAGCGGCGGCGGGTGACCGGCCTGCGCCCAGACCAGCTCGCCCCGGGCCGGGTCGTAACGGGCGATCACCGCGGTGGCGGCCACCTCGGGGGTCTGCGCGCCGAGCTCGCAGGTGAGCTGGTTGAGGTGCCCGAGCAGCGCGCCCGGATCGCTGGTGATCACGGTGAGCGCGCGCAGGGCGTGCCGCAGCTGCGCCATCGTGGTGGCCGCCGGCGTGCCGTGCCCGGCGACGTCGCCCACCGCGAGCAGCACCGAGCCGTCCCGCACGGCCGCCGCGTGGTACCAGTCGCCGCCGACCATGGTCTCCTCGGTGGCCGGCAGGTAGCGCACGGCCGCCTTGAGGCCGGGCAGCTCGATCGGCTCCTCCGGGATCGGCAGGATGATCCGCTGCAGCCGGGCGGTGAGGTCGTGCTCGGCGGCCGACGTCCGGCGCTGCTCGTCGAGCTCGTGCTCGACCGCGGCGAGCCGTTCCGCCCTGGTCTGCTGGTCGGTGACGTCCTGCACGATGCCGTGGATGCGCAGCGGCCGCCCGTCGGCGTCCCGGACCGCGTCGGCGACCGTACGCAGGTGCTTGACCCGCCCGCCGATCCGCACCCGGCTGATCAGATCGACCCGTTCCGCGCGGCGGAACGCGTCAAGCGCCGCGAGCCGCAGCGGCTGGTCGTCGGGGACCGCGGCCTCCTCCGCCTCCTGCTGGCTGAGCGGGCCGAGCGCCGGGTCCCGCTCGTAGATCCGGTAGATCTGCGGCGACCAGTAGACCTCGCCGCTGACCAGGTCCCACTCGCCCCAGCCGAGTTTGCCGAGCTCCTCCATGCCGGCCAGGCGCTCCTCGACGCGGACCCGGGCCGCCGACGACGCGTCCGGGCCGGGCGCGCTCACCGCCTGCGCGTACGCCTGACCGCCCACCGGAGACCTCCCACCCACTCTGGACTCCTGCTTACGCCAGGGCGTGGCGGCGCCGCATCCTCCGATCATCCGGGCCGGGCTCCCGCCTGCGACATCGTGTCCGGCGGGTCACCCGGTCGGGCGTCGGGTTTTCGGGCAGCATCGTCGCCGGATCCGGATGTCACCGCGGGCGGCCGCGGGGCGGCCACGAGAGCCGCGGAGATCTACCGTGGTCACGTGGCGGTGCGGTGCCGTCGTCTCCGACGATGAAGGTGGTGCGGCCGTGGAATCGCACGGGAACGGGTCGGTGCGGTGGCGATGGTTGTGCCGGGTCGGTGTGCACACCGCGACGCCAACCCTGGTGGACGTGAGCCCCTGCCGGCGGGAAGCCCGCTGCGGCAGGTGCAACCGGCTGATGGATTCAGCGGAGGCTCACGACTGGGGTAAGAAGTCCAAGAAGGACGCTCGCTGCATCACCGTGGTCAACTGCCGCCGCTGCGCGAAGAGAGAGACCCATTACCAGCACCGTCTCCGCAGGGAGCCGGACGTGCGTCTGGCGTTCAAGGCGCATCCCACCGTGCCGGCTCAGGAGCCGTGCATGGTCTACGAGGTCTGCCTCGACTGCGGACACGGCTTCTCCGGGGACTACGAGCACGACAGGGAGGAGCACCCGCCGTACCGGTGTCGTCGCTGCGGTGACTGGGTGGACGACGGCGACGCTTGATCCCACTCACTCAGAGCTCGAAGAGCGACCGCATCGCCTCGGCCAGACGGGCCATGCTCGCGCCGGTGACCATGCCGATCCGCTCGGCGCCGGTCGACGCCGGGAGCCGGCGCATCCGGTTGATCACCACGACTCCGGTGATCGGATCCTGTTCGGTCAGCGCCACCGCGTACGGCGGGAGCTCGGTGACGCCGCGCTGACGCACGATCGGCGCGCAGAACGGGGCGGCGCTGGAGCGCTCGTTGTAGCTGTCCCCGGAGAGAACGAGCACGCGGTATCGCAGGTCGGAACGGTCACCGATGGTCCAGATCTCCCCGCGGCGCACGTCAGCGGCGCCCTGAGGGCGGCGTCGTCCGGCTCGGCATGGCTGGAAGCGTACCGCCGCCCCGATCTCGCCCCGCGTCACCCCGCCGCCCGGCGCCCCGGCGTCACGCCGCGCGGCGCGCTGCCTTGTCGCGGTACATCGCCTGATCGGCGCGGCGGATCAGCTCGTCCGCGTCGAGCAGACCGTCGGAGCAGACCGTGCCGACGCTGGCGCCCACCCGTACCGTCTCGCCGGAGATCGCGACCGGCGCGGTCAGCGCGTCCCGGACATGGCCGGTCAGCCGCTCGGCGGCGCCCGGCCCGCGGGAGAGCAGGACGAACTCGTCGCCGCCGTACCGGGCGACCGTGTCGCCCTCCGGCAGGCCGGCCCGCAGCCGGGCCGCCACCTCGGTGAGCAGCCGGTCCCCGGCCAGGTGACCGAGCCGGTCGTTGACCGCCTTGAACCCGTTGAGGTCGCAGAAGAGCAGCACCACCTCGGGGCGGCCGCTGGCGCGTTCCGCGGCCAGCGCGGCGTCCAGCCGGTTCCACAGCTCGGCCCGGTTCGGCAACCCGGTCAGCAGGTCGTGAGTGGCCTGGTGGCGCATCCGGGCCTCGGCGATCTCGCGCTGATCGGCGAGCCGGGCCACCCGGATCGCGACGAGCACCACGATCAGCAGGTTGCCGACGGTCAGCAGCGCGGTGTCACCGCGCGCGCCGAGGAACTCGCGGGCCGCGGCGACCAGCGGCACCACGGTGACCGCCGAGGTCAGGAAGATGACCCGGATCCGGAAGGGACGTTCCTTGGGCGCCGGTCCGGGCTGGGCCAGCCGTTCCGCGCCGGGCATCAGCGCGGCCAGCCCGACCAGCAGATAGGTGACGACGAAGAGCATCTCGCGGCCGGCCGAGGACGACCCGGTGATGGTGCCGGTCGCGGTGGCCGCCGCGGTCGCCCCGGCCAGGTCGCACACCATCGCGACGGCGAGCAGCGCCAGCGGCAGCGGCGGCCGCCGGGCGATCACCACGAGCCGGAGCATCGCGCCGAGCACTCCGGCGAGCAGCAGCACGGTGGCCAGCAGCGTGGTCTGCCGGCCCACCACGACCCGCGCCGTGTTCAGGGCGGGCTGCAGCAGCGCGGTCCAGGTCAGCGCGGCCACCACGATCGCCACCACGCTCGCGTCGATCAGGCCGCCGACGTCGTCGCGGCCGCGCCGCAGCACCAGCAGCACCGCGGCGACCAGCAGATGGACGTGACTGACCGCCACCAGGATCTCGCCGGCCGCGCTGTGCGGCCCGTCGGCGGCCACGATCGCCACATTGGTCACGACCAGCCAGCCGAGACCCAGGGCAAGCCATCGGTACGGGGCCCGCTCGGCCACCGCCACCCGCGGCAGGACGCTCAGCACCGCCACGCCGGCGAGCACCGAGACGAGCAGCATCACCACCTGCCGCCCCGGAGGGGACGCCAGCGGCATGGCTGCGGTCAGTGTCCCCGCCACCACCAGGTAGACGGACACGCCGAGAAAACGGGTCACGAGCCAATCCATCGGTCACCGGGGTCGCGACCTGAGCTTGCTCAACACGTGGGCACGATCGAACCTCCGGCGGCCCGAACCCGTAAGAATGACGGCGGGAACCCGTAACACCGCGGGGTTTCGAGGAAGGACGCAGTGATGTCGCAGAAGGCGCAGATCGGAGTCACCGGCCTGGCGGTGATGGGCCGCAACCTGGCTCGCAACTTCGCCCGGCACGGTCACACCGTGGCGGTGCACAACCGGTCCTACGGGCGCACCAAGGAACTGGTCGAGGAATTCGGCCATGAGGGCACGTTCCTGGCCGCCGAGACCGCCGAGCAGTTCGTCGCGAGCCTGGAGCGTCCCCGCCGCGTCGTGATCATGGTGAAGGCCGGTCCCGCCACCGACGCCGTGATCGACGAGTTCGCCCCGCTGCTCGAAGAGGGCGACATGCTGATCGACGCCGGCAACGCGCACTTCGCGGACACCCGGCGCCGGGAGGCCGCCCTCAAGGAGCGCGGCCTGCACTTCGTCGGCACCGGCGTGTCCGGCGGCGAGGAGGGCGCGCTGCACGGCCCGAGCATCATGCCCGGTGGCTCGAAGGAGTCCTACGAAGCGCTCGGCCCGCTGCTGGAGGACATCTCGGCGAAGGTCGACGGCGAGCCGTGCTGCGTGCACGTCGGCCCGGACGGCGCCGGCCACTTCGTCAAGATGGTGCACAACGGCATCGAGTACGCCGACATGCAGCTCATCGCCGAGGCGTACGACCTGCTGCGTCAGGTCGGCGGGCACACCCCGGCCGAGATCGCGCAGGTCTTCGGTGACTGGAACTCGGGGCGGCTCGGCTCGTACCTCATCGAGATCACCGCTGAGGTGCTGAAGCAGACCGACGCGTCGACCGGGCAGCCGTTCGTCGACGTGGTGCTCGACCGGGCGGAGCAGAAGGGGACCGGGCGCTGGACCGTACAGGCGGCTCTTGATCTCGGTGTCCCGGTCTCCGGCATCGCCGAGTCGG is part of the Actinoplanes missouriensis 431 genome and encodes:
- a CDS encoding alpha/beta fold hydrolase, encoding MKSVSHVLLAALLAAVGTVAATAQPAAAASLPGIVLTSSAATLPAELAPLATGRRIQYVTTGVTGNVITATGLILTPKTGKNGKIVAWGHGTTGLADQCAPSTNQGVFWEEARIAVAELLSRGWTVTAPDYPGLGTAQAHPYLIGASAGRSLIDSVKAARNLDASLSLQYVVDGHSQGGQGALFASQLAPSYDGTLQLKGTASIAPVSNTEQIIPVIAGTEGQGYLVMALYGLAAVDPTFHPYSVLAAPAEAKTGVLSTGCLYEILATYKNFTAAQLVTNGQVPVAVVNKLAAYENPAQTAPSAPVLIVHGTDDEAVPFFLSTDYLVPKIQSYGVPVTFLGLPDADHDEAVIESADYVADWIAARFA
- a CDS encoding type II toxin-antitoxin system PemK/MazF family toxin encodes the protein MRRGEIWTIGDRSDLRYRVLVLSGDSYNERSSAAPFCAPIVRQRGVTELPPYAVALTEQDPITGVVVINRMRRLPASTGAERIGMVTGASMARLAEAMRSLFEL
- a CDS encoding GGDEF domain-containing protein encodes the protein MTRFLGVSVYLVVAGTLTAAMPLASPPGRQVVMLLVSVLAGVAVLSVLPRVAVAERAPYRWLALGLGWLVVTNVAIVAADGPHSAAGEILVAVSHVHLLVAAVLLVLRRGRDDVGGLIDASVVAIVVAALTWTALLQPALNTARVVVGRQTTLLATVLLLAGVLGAMLRLVVIARRPPLPLALLAVAMVCDLAGATAAATATGTITGSSSAGREMLFVVTYLLVGLAALMPGAERLAQPGPAPKERPFRIRVIFLTSAVTVVPLVAAAREFLGARGDTALLTVGNLLIVVLVAIRVARLADQREIAEARMRHQATHDLLTGLPNRAELWNRLDAALAAERASGRPEVVLLFCDLNGFKAVNDRLGHLAGDRLLTEVAARLRAGLPEGDTVARYGGDEFVLLSRGPGAAERLTGHVRDALTAPVAISGETVRVGASVGTVCSDGLLDADELIRRADQAMYRDKAARRAA
- a CDS encoding erythromycin esterase family protein — encoded protein: MIRYGDEVASIARPLRDPGDLEILLDRAAGARVVQIGEATHGTHEFYTWRAALTRRLIEERGFSFVAVEGDWPDCDRVDGAVRCAPGAPEDPRAALVRYDRWPTWMWANEETVDFARWLRGFNARRPPDDRVGFHGLDVYSLWESMHQILTWLREHDPDLVPAALEAYKCFEPFAEDPNAYAWSTQFVSAGCQESVVRMLAALQDRDFGVWQNAEVVAGAEGYYRSMVQGGPEAWNIRDRHMDQTLDRLLDRYGPRSKAVVWAHNTHVGDARATDQSRYGEVTLGQLARERFGDDEVVLVGCGTYRGSVVAGPAWGAQMEVMGVPQARPDSLEDVLHAAAPACGLFVFPAGTDGPDLLTTVLAHRAIGVVYQPHRERWANYVPTILGGRYDAFLWFDETHALRPLHTLRVDRREPETFPSGV
- a CDS encoding PP2C family protein-serine/threonine phosphatase; this translates as MGGRSPVGGQAYAQAVSAPGPDASSAARVRVEERLAGMEELGKLGWGEWDLVSGEVYWSPQIYRIYERDPALGPLSQQEAEEAAVPDDQPLRLAALDAFRRAERVDLISRVRIGGRVKHLRTVADAVRDADGRPLRIHGIVQDVTDQQTRAERLAAVEHELDEQRRTSAAEHDLTARLQRIILPIPEEPIELPGLKAAVRYLPATEETMVGGDWYHAAAVRDGSVLLAVGDVAGHGTPAATTMAQLRHALRALTVITSDPGALLGHLNQLTCELGAQTPEVAATAVIARYDPARGELVWAQAGHPPPLLNSGGRTRPLIRPPGPMLGVVDGAAYPEAVTGFLPGDVLLLYTDGLVEHRGQSLDTGMDAVMATVDEAVRASPARPLAELVARLRRANPDDDTCVLAARPLPHRARRPCPDRIAGLAKSDV
- the gndA gene encoding NADP-dependent phosphogluconate dehydrogenase encodes the protein MSQKAQIGVTGLAVMGRNLARNFARHGHTVAVHNRSYGRTKELVEEFGHEGTFLAAETAEQFVASLERPRRVVIMVKAGPATDAVIDEFAPLLEEGDMLIDAGNAHFADTRRREAALKERGLHFVGTGVSGGEEGALHGPSIMPGGSKESYEALGPLLEDISAKVDGEPCCVHVGPDGAGHFVKMVHNGIEYADMQLIAEAYDLLRQVGGHTPAEIAQVFGDWNSGRLGSYLIEITAEVLKQTDASTGQPFVDVVLDRAEQKGTGRWTVQAALDLGVPVSGIAESVFARALSGGADVRDAAAAANLPGPAANSGVHNGDLVADVEQALFASKIVAYAQGFQQIQAASTEYGWDIDPGAMAKIWRAGCIIRAKFLDFIKQAYDKNPSLPTLLVDDYFLDAVAGAQDAWRRVVVTAAQQGIPAPGFSSALAYYDGLRAKRLPAALIQGQRDFFGAHTYHRVDKPGSFHTLWATDDRREIDA
- a CDS encoding methyl-accepting chemotaxis protein; translation: MSSENSAKRGWSLADLSVKAKILGAVALAALVALVVGIGGLVSLSEVSDKAQLIYQSNVASIKAVGQIKATVLQARSDVANQALSPDQASIAKFTAAFETDLTAFGDAMTTYRNSDPSGDPDTIADLQKQWDAYAEAAQTQLLPLGAKSQLAAWSKVRDTVTIPLLQKIYADLTELDAAETADAAKNAESAKTSFETNRTIQIALLVVGLAVALALATYVAMRIVKSIGAVQRVCQALEIGDLTQRTGLTSNDETGKMGRSLDAATASLRDAIVTIEGSAASLAGASEEMTSTAAQIAASAQQASDQSAAVSSAAEEISRSVDTVSAGGEEMGASIREISHNASEAAQVAAEAVGLASVTSSTMNKLGESSAEIGNVIKTITAIAEQTNLLALNATIEAARAGEMGKGFAVVASEVKDLAQETARATEDISRRVEAIQVDTEGAVEAIEKISVVIARISDFQTTIASAVEEQTATTAEMNRSVSEAASGTGDISRSITGVAQAATSTSQGVAETQQAIAELARMSTDLNTLVSRFRV